Proteins encoded together in one Cyanobium sp. WAJ14-Wanaka window:
- a CDS encoding allophycocyanin, whose product MSIVSNSIINADAEARYLSPGELDQIKSFVTAGQRRLRVAQVLSESRERIVKQAGGALFQRRPDVISPGGNAYGEEMTASCLRDMDYYLRLVTYGVVAGDVTPIEEIGVIGAREMYRSLGVPLDAMAESVREMKSAALGLLTGADAEEAGFYFDYVVGALS is encoded by the coding sequence ATGAGCATCGTCTCCAACTCGATCATCAACGCGGACGCCGAAGCCCGCTACCTAAGCCCTGGCGAACTTGATCAAATCAAGTCGTTCGTCACGGCCGGGCAGCGTCGCCTCCGCGTCGCCCAGGTTCTCAGCGAGAGCCGCGAACGCATCGTCAAGCAGGCCGGCGGCGCCCTGTTCCAGCGGCGTCCCGATGTCATCTCCCCTGGCGGCAACGCCTACGGCGAAGAGATGACTGCTTCGTGCTTGCGCGACATGGACTACTACCTCCGTCTGGTGACCTACGGAGTTGTGGCAGGCGATGTCACCCCGATCGAAGAGATCGGCGTGATTGGAGCCCGCGAGATGTACCGCTCCCTGGGTGTTCCCCTCGACGCCATGGCCGAGTCCGTGCGCGAGATGAAGTCCGCCGCACTGGGTCTACTGACAGGTGCCGATGCCGAAGAAGCTGGCTTCTATTTCGACTACGTGGTTGGCGCCCTCTCCTAA
- the apcB gene encoding allophycocyanin subunit beta, translating to MQDAITNVINQADVQGLYLDGSSMGRLEQYYASGELRVRAAATISANASAIIKEAVAKSLLYSDITRPGGNMYTTRRYAACIRDLDYYLRYATYAMLAGDTSILDERVLNGLKETYNSLGVPIGATVQSIQAMKETTASLVGPDAGKEMGVYFDYISSGLGN from the coding sequence ATGCAAGACGCCATTACCAACGTCATCAACCAGGCCGACGTTCAAGGCCTTTACCTGGACGGTTCGTCCATGGGTCGCCTTGAGCAGTACTACGCCAGCGGTGAGCTGCGTGTTCGCGCCGCAGCCACCATCAGTGCCAACGCCTCGGCCATCATCAAGGAAGCCGTAGCCAAATCACTGCTGTACTCGGACATCACACGTCCCGGCGGCAACATGTACACCACCCGTCGCTATGCGGCCTGCATTCGCGACCTCGACTACTACCTCCGCTACGCCACCTACGCGATGCTGGCTGGGGACACCTCGATCCTCGACGAGCGCGTACTTAACGGCCTCAAGGAGACCTACAACTCCCTGGGCGTGCCCATCGGCGCAACTGTGCAGTCGATCCAGGCCATGAAGGAGACCACCGCTTCCCTAGTGGGCCCCGATGCCGGCAAAGAGATGGGCGTCTACTTCGATTACATCAGCTCCGGCCTGGGTAACTGA
- a CDS encoding phycobilisome linker polypeptide, translated as MRLFKITACIPCPEKSRTQRELQNTFFTKWVPYESWFAEQQRIMKQGGKILKVELVAGRRQQNVGN; from the coding sequence ATGCGCCTGTTCAAGATCACTGCCTGCATTCCCTGCCCGGAAAAATCACGCACCCAGCGTGAACTGCAAAACACCTTCTTCACCAAGTGGGTGCCCTACGAGAGTTGGTTTGCCGAGCAGCAGCGAATCATGAAGCAGGGGGGCAAAATCCTCAAGGTGGAGCTAGTCGCCGGACGCCGCCAGCAAAACGTTGGCAACTGA
- a CDS encoding FtsW/RodA/SpoVE family cell cycle protein, with protein sequence MANTSRTPTSWLPLPWQLWPAEARLLLGMVAIWSLVGLLVLTSASWWVAEREMGDAAYYLKRQVIWMVASWGLLWLGLRTSLRRWLHLAPLALLICLVLVAATLVMGSTVNGASRWLVIGPIQIQPSELVKPFVVLQGASIFAHWKRIGIDQKLLWLGILGGLVLLILKQPNLSTAALTGLLLWLMALAAGLPKILLLGSAGGGALLGVGSILINSYQRVRVISFLDPWRDAQGDGYQLVQSLLAIGSGGLFGSGFGLSTQKLQYLPIQSTDFIFAVFAEEFGLLGSVVLLLFLLLFSFIGLRIALQCRTNQQRLIAMGCTTILVGQSILNIAVASGAMPTTGLPLPLISYGGNSLMASLLICGLLLRCSLEGSGLTTAPRRQRPAAAR encoded by the coding sequence GTGGCCAACACCTCCCGCACCCCAACCAGCTGGCTGCCCCTGCCCTGGCAGCTATGGCCAGCCGAAGCCCGGCTGCTGCTGGGCATGGTGGCCATTTGGAGTCTGGTGGGCCTGCTGGTGCTCACCTCCGCCAGTTGGTGGGTGGCGGAGCGGGAAATGGGTGATGCGGCCTACTACCTCAAGCGACAGGTCATCTGGATGGTGGCCAGCTGGGGATTGCTCTGGTTGGGATTGCGTACCAGCCTGCGGCGCTGGTTACACCTGGCACCTTTGGCCCTGCTGATCTGTCTTGTGCTGGTGGCCGCCACCCTGGTCATGGGCAGCACGGTCAACGGGGCCAGCCGCTGGCTGGTGATTGGCCCGATTCAAATCCAGCCATCGGAGCTGGTAAAACCCTTTGTGGTGCTCCAAGGCGCCTCGATCTTTGCCCACTGGAAACGGATTGGCATCGATCAAAAACTGCTCTGGCTAGGGATCCTGGGGGGCCTAGTCCTGCTGATCCTCAAGCAGCCAAATCTCAGCACGGCCGCCCTAACGGGCCTGCTCCTCTGGCTGATGGCCCTGGCCGCCGGTCTGCCAAAAATCCTGCTGCTCGGTTCGGCTGGCGGCGGCGCCCTGCTGGGGGTGGGCAGCATCCTGATCAACTCCTACCAAAGGGTCAGGGTGATCTCCTTCCTCGACCCCTGGCGCGATGCCCAGGGCGACGGTTACCAACTGGTCCAAAGCCTGCTGGCCATTGGCTCAGGCGGGTTGTTTGGATCTGGCTTTGGCCTCTCCACCCAAAAACTCCAGTACCTGCCCATCCAATCCACCGACTTCATCTTTGCGGTGTTTGCTGAAGAATTCGGCTTGCTGGGCTCGGTGGTGCTGCTGCTATTTCTGCTGCTGTTTAGCTTTATTGGTCTGCGCATCGCCCTGCAGTGCCGCACCAACCAGCAGCGGTTGATCGCCATGGGCTGCACCACGATCCTGGTGGGCCAATCGATCCTCAATATCGCCGTGGCCAGTGGCGCCATGCCAACCACCGGCTTGCCCCTGCCCCTGATCAGTTACGGCGGAAATTCCCTGATGGCCAGCCTGTTGATCTGCGGCCTCCTGCTGCGCTGCTCCTTGGAGGGAAGTGGGCTCACAACCGCGCCCAGGCGCCAGCGGCCGGCAGCTGCCCGATAG
- a CDS encoding cytochrome c biogenesis protein CcdA: MISLGPLLAEWARSSELLLQQSLASPTPFTVALVFAGGLLTSLGPCSLSLLPVTLAYLAGFGAAAPKPWQRSLSFAAGIVASLVLLGLVSGLLGRIYGQIPGLIPTIVAVLALVMGFNLLGLLKIPLPAGPDPEIWRRKVPAPLAPLAAGLAFGLAATPCTTPVLAVLLGWMAQNGKPLVGMVMLTSFAAGQVLPLLLAGTAAASLPNLLSLRRLGQWVPPISGVVLVATGALTLLARWL; encoded by the coding sequence ATGATCAGCCTTGGGCCCCTACTGGCTGAATGGGCTCGCAGCAGCGAGTTGCTGCTGCAACAGTCCCTGGCCTCCCCCACGCCTTTTACGGTCGCCCTGGTGTTTGCCGGCGGGTTGTTGACCAGCCTTGGGCCCTGCTCCCTTTCCCTACTGCCCGTAACCCTCGCCTACCTGGCGGGCTTTGGCGCAGCTGCGCCAAAGCCCTGGCAGCGCAGCCTCAGCTTCGCGGCAGGGATTGTTGCCTCCCTGGTTTTGCTCGGACTAGTAAGTGGCCTACTGGGCAGGATTTATGGCCAGATCCCCGGCCTAATCCCCACGATCGTGGCCGTATTGGCCCTGGTGATGGGCTTCAACCTGCTGGGGCTGCTGAAAATTCCCCTACCGGCCGGCCCAGATCCGGAAATATGGCGCCGCAAGGTGCCGGCCCCCCTGGCCCCCCTGGCCGCTGGCCTCGCCTTTGGTTTGGCGGCCACACCCTGCACCACGCCCGTATTGGCCGTATTGCTGGGCTGGATGGCCCAAAACGGCAAGCCCCTGGTGGGCATGGTGATGCTCACCAGCTTTGCCGCAGGCCAGGTGCTGCCGCTGCTATTGGCCGGCACCGCCGCGGCCAGCCTTCCCAACCTGCTCAGCCTTAGGCGGCTCGGCCAGTGGGTGCCGCCGATCAGTGGGGTAGTGCTGGTGGCCACCGGCGCCCTAACCCTGCTAGCCCGCTGGCTATGA
- a CDS encoding cytochrome c biogenesis protein ResB, with product MRIFQKIAGLISDLRLAIGLLLVIAIASGVGTAIPQKESEAFYHQLYDPKPWLGVLHGDGVLAFQLDHIYSSNWFLGLLAWLALSLLLCSWKRQWPALQAALRWIDYKSPRQLSKLSVAETVPSSEPNVSLEKLENLLQSQGWQIQRQEGRFAARKGVLGRVGPMLVHAGLVVFMLGAAWGSLGGQRSEQFLAPGRTLDLLDSRGQSQLVIAVDGFSVQRDPAGRPEQFTSQLRLLKGEDGPELKQAQISVNHPLRFQGITLYQADWALAAITVQLGKSPLLQLPLQPFPQLGEQIWGLVLPTRPDGSEPVLLSLNNEAGPVDVYGPDGNLISQLVPGGDPVEIKGLPIRVERVLPASGILLKKDPGVPLVYAGFAIALTGGGLSLLATRQLWAIGEGVGSGGRLHVAGLCNRNLTAFARELPELIAQV from the coding sequence ATGAGGATTTTCCAAAAAATTGCGGGCCTGATCTCCGATCTGCGCCTGGCCATTGGCCTGCTGTTGGTAATTGCCATTGCCAGCGGCGTCGGCACGGCCATCCCCCAGAAGGAAAGTGAAGCCTTCTACCACCAGCTCTACGACCCCAAGCCCTGGCTGGGGGTGCTCCATGGGGATGGGGTGCTGGCCTTCCAGCTCGACCACATCTATTCCAGCAACTGGTTTTTAGGGCTTTTGGCCTGGCTGGCCCTATCCCTGTTGCTCTGCAGCTGGAAGCGGCAATGGCCCGCCCTGCAGGCAGCGTTGCGCTGGATTGATTACAAATCTCCGCGCCAACTGAGCAAACTAAGCGTGGCTGAAACGGTTCCCTCCAGCGAACCAAACGTCAGCCTCGAGAAGCTGGAAAACTTGCTGCAAAGCCAGGGCTGGCAGATCCAGAGGCAGGAGGGAAGATTCGCAGCCCGCAAAGGGGTTTTGGGCCGAGTGGGGCCGATGCTGGTGCATGCGGGCCTGGTGGTTTTCATGCTGGGTGCCGCCTGGGGTTCCCTAGGCGGTCAACGCTCGGAGCAATTTTTAGCCCCGGGTCGCACCCTGGATCTGCTCGATAGCCGCGGCCAAAGCCAGCTGGTAATCGCCGTGGATGGCTTCTCGGTGCAAAGGGACCCGGCCGGCCGGCCAGAGCAATTCACCTCCCAACTGCGGCTCCTAAAGGGGGAGGATGGCCCGGAGCTCAAGCAGGCGCAGATCAGCGTCAACCACCCCCTGCGCTTCCAGGGCATCACCCTTTACCAAGCCGACTGGGCCCTGGCGGCCATCACCGTGCAACTGGGTAAAAGCCCCCTTTTGCAGCTGCCCCTCCAACCCTTTCCCCAGCTGGGTGAGCAAATATGGGGGCTGGTGCTGCCCACCAGGCCAGACGGCAGCGAGCCTGTGCTGCTGAGCCTCAACAACGAAGCAGGCCCTGTAGATGTCTATGGCCCCGATGGCAATTTGATTAGCCAACTGGTGCCCGGGGGAGATCCGGTGGAGATCAAGGGCCTACCGATTCGGGTCGAAAGAGTGCTGCCCGCCAGCGGCATCCTGCTCAAAAAGGATCCTGGCGTACCCCTGGTCTACGCAGGTTTCGCGATCGCCCTGACCGGCGGTGGTTTGAGTCTGCTGGCCACCCGCCAACTCTGGGCCATTGGCGAGGGGGTTGGATCAGGGGGACGGCTGCATGTGGCTGGCCTCTGCAACCGTAACCTGACGGCCTTTGCCCGGGAGCTACCGGAGCTGATCGCCCAGGTCTAG
- the queF gene encoding preQ(1) synthase, which produces MDLGQTQTPLYGERAIADAQLICFENPRPGRPYEVSIELPEFTCRCPFSGYPDFAVLRLLYQPGPRVLELKAIKLYVNSYRERSISHEEVANRILDDCVAVAAPQWMQLEADFHPRGNVHTVVRVCHGTRLDLGDQLR; this is translated from the coding sequence ATGGATTTAGGGCAAACCCAAACCCCGCTCTATGGCGAACGGGCCATCGCCGATGCCCAACTGATCTGCTTTGAGAATCCCAGGCCTGGCAGGCCCTATGAGGTGTCGATTGAACTGCCTGAATTCACCTGCAGATGCCCCTTTTCGGGCTACCCCGACTTTGCGGTGCTGCGCCTGCTCTATCAGCCGGGGCCCCGGGTGTTGGAGCTCAAGGCGATCAAGCTCTATGTGAACAGCTACCGGGAGCGCTCCATCTCCCACGAGGAGGTGGCCAACCGCATCCTCGACGACTGTGTGGCGGTGGCCGCACCCCAATGGATGCAGCTGGAGGCCGATTTCCATCCCAGGGGCAATGTCCACACCGTGGTGCGGGTCTGCCATGGCACCCGCCTAGACCTGGGCGATCAGCTCCGGTAG
- a CDS encoding P-II family nitrogen regulator: MKKVEAIIRPFKLEDVKIALVNAGIVGMTVSEVRGFGRQKGQVERYRGSEFTVEFLQKLKLEIVVDDDKVDTVVSAVQDAARTGEIGDGKIFVSTIDSVIRIRTGDRDSTAI; encoded by the coding sequence ATGAAAAAAGTCGAGGCCATCATCCGTCCCTTCAAGTTGGAGGACGTCAAGATTGCGCTGGTCAATGCAGGCATCGTGGGCATGACCGTGAGCGAAGTGCGCGGCTTTGGCCGCCAAAAGGGCCAGGTGGAGCGCTATCGTGGCTCGGAATTCACCGTGGAGTTTCTGCAAAAGCTCAAGCTGGAGATCGTTGTCGACGACGACAAGGTCGACACCGTGGTGAGCGCCGTTCAAGACGCGGCCCGCACCGGCGAGATCGGCGATGGCAAGATTTTTGTCAGCACAATCGATTCGGTGATTCGCATCCGCACCGGCGACCGCGACAGCACCGCCATCTAG
- a CDS encoding TlyA family RNA methyltransferase, whose product MAPKQRLDLELVARGLVSSRQQAQQLIRAGKVRCGDQILDKPGTEVQPEAELLVQQPPRFVSRGGEKLLAALEAFPIKIGGRVCIDGGISTGGFTDCLLQHGATRVYGIDVGYGQTAWSLRSDPRVVLRERTNLRHLTAADLYGCADALGSAESWPDLAVADLSFISLGLVLPALCALMMPGAPADLLLLVKPQFEVGKARVGKGGVVRDPAAHVDAISGVIASAQGHKLVPHGLVASPITGPAGNHEYVLWLRPQGHPPGENWEEQPAVNPESIAALVERTLAS is encoded by the coding sequence ATGGCTCCAAAGCAACGCCTGGATCTAGAGCTGGTGGCCCGGGGTTTGGTGAGCTCCCGCCAGCAGGCCCAGCAACTGATCCGGGCCGGCAAGGTGCGCTGTGGCGACCAGATTTTAGATAAGCCTGGCACCGAGGTTCAGCCGGAAGCAGAATTGCTGGTGCAGCAGCCACCGCGCTTTGTATCCCGTGGCGGGGAGAAGCTCCTGGCGGCCCTCGAGGCCTTCCCCATCAAGATTGGCGGCAGGGTTTGCATCGATGGCGGCATCTCCACGGGGGGCTTCACGGATTGCCTCCTGCAGCACGGTGCCACGCGTGTCTATGGCATTGATGTGGGCTATGGCCAAACGGCCTGGAGCCTGCGCAGTGACCCCCGGGTGGTGCTCAGGGAGCGCACAAACCTGCGCCACCTCACCGCGGCCGATCTCTATGGCTGTGCAGATGCTCTGGGCAGTGCCGAATCCTGGCCGGATTTGGCCGTGGCCGATCTGTCTTTCATTTCCCTCGGACTGGTGCTGCCGGCCCTCTGTGCCCTGATGATGCCTGGCGCCCCGGCGGACTTACTGCTCCTGGTGAAACCCCAATTTGAAGTGGGTAAGGCGCGGGTAGGCAAGGGCGGGGTGGTGCGGGATCCGGCCGCCCATGTCGATGCGATTTCAGGGGTGATTGCCTCAGCCCAAGGCCATAAACTCGTGCCCCACGGCTTGGTCGCTTCTCCGATTACGGGCCCGGCCGGCAACCACGAGTACGTGCTCTGGCTTCGGCCCCAGGGGCATCCACCAGGGGAAAATTGGGAAGAGCAGCCAGCCGTTAATCCCGAAAGCATTGCTGCCTTGGTGGAGCGCACCCTGGCCAGTTAG
- the purB gene encoding adenylosuccinate lyase, with the protein MIERYTLPEMGNLWTEEAKFQSWLDVEIAATEAQCDLGRVPTEALATIKAKAAFKVERILEIEAEVRHDVIAFLTNVNEYVGDAGRHIHVGMTSSDVLDTGLALQMKASVAVLRCELDKLANALRALAREHKGTVMIGRSHAIHGEPITFGFKVAGWLAEVVRNQERLERLEQVVSVGQISGAMGTYANTDPQVEALTCAKLGLVPDTASTQVISRDRHAEYIQTLALVGAALERFSTEIRNLQRTDVLEVEENFAKGQKGSSAMPHKRNPIRSERISGLARVLRSYVVAALENCALWHERDISHSSVERMMLPDCSVTLHFMLREMTEVVKGLGVYPENMANNMNVYGGVVFSQRVLLALVDTGLAREDAYRIVQRHAHSAWNRAGGNFRANLEADGDVTSRLNPEQLAYCFSTDLHQENLAVIWQRLGI; encoded by the coding sequence TTGATCGAGCGTTACACCCTGCCCGAAATGGGCAACCTCTGGACTGAGGAGGCCAAATTCCAGAGCTGGTTGGATGTGGAAATTGCCGCCACCGAAGCCCAGTGTGATCTGGGCCGGGTGCCGACTGAAGCGCTCGCCACCATCAAGGCCAAGGCGGCCTTCAAGGTTGAGCGCATCCTCGAAATAGAAGCGGAGGTGCGTCACGACGTGATCGCCTTCCTCACCAACGTGAACGAATACGTGGGCGATGCGGGCCGCCACATCCACGTGGGTATGACCAGCTCGGATGTGCTGGATACGGGCCTGGCCCTGCAGATGAAGGCCTCTGTGGCCGTATTGCGCTGCGAACTAGACAAACTGGCCAACGCCCTGAGGGCCCTTGCCCGCGAACACAAGGGCACCGTGATGATCGGTCGCTCCCATGCCATCCATGGCGAGCCGATCACCTTTGGCTTCAAGGTGGCCGGCTGGCTAGCAGAGGTGGTGCGCAACCAGGAACGGCTAGAGCGGCTCGAGCAGGTGGTGAGCGTGGGCCAAATCTCAGGCGCCATGGGCACCTACGCCAACACCGATCCCCAGGTGGAGGCCCTCACCTGCGCCAAATTGGGCCTGGTGCCCGATACGGCAAGCACCCAGGTGATCTCCCGCGATCGCCATGCCGAATACATCCAAACCCTGGCCCTGGTGGGTGCGGCCCTGGAGCGCTTCTCCACCGAAATCCGCAACCTGCAGCGCACCGATGTGCTCGAGGTGGAGGAAAACTTTGCCAAGGGCCAAAAGGGCAGTTCGGCCATGCCCCACAAACGCAACCCGATCCGCTCCGAGCGGATTAGTGGCCTGGCCAGGGTGCTGCGCAGCTACGTGGTGGCGGCCCTGGAGAATTGCGCCCTCTGGCACGAGCGTGACATCAGCCACAGCTCGGTGGAGCGGATGATGCTGCCCGATTGCTCTGTGACCCTGCACTTCATGCTGCGGGAGATGACCGAGGTGGTGAAGGGCCTGGGGGTTTATCCCGAAAACATGGCCAACAACATGAATGTGTATGGCGGCGTTGTTTTCAGCCAGCGGGTGCTGCTGGCCCTGGTCGACACGGGCCTAGCCCGAGAAGACGCCTATCGGATCGTGCAGCGCCATGCCCACAGCGCCTGGAATAGGGCCGGTGGCAACTTCCGGGCCAATCTCGAGGCCGATGGCGATGTCACCAGCCGCCTCAACCCCGAGCAGCTGGCCTACTGCTTCTCCACCGACCTGCACCAGGAGAACCTGGCCGTGATCTGGCAGCGGCTGGGGATTTAA
- a CDS encoding RNA helicase encodes MPDSAGNRSDLALERLFPFPLDPFQLEAIDALNRGHSVVVSAPTGSGKTLVGEYAIHRALAHGQKVFYTTPLKALSNQKLRDFREQFGHEKVGLLTGDLSFNREAQIVVMTTEIFRNMLYAEADGGDDPLEGVEAVVLDECHYMNDSQRGTVWEESIIHCPPVIQLVALSATVANAGQLTDWIERVHGPTQLVLSDFRPVPLEFSFCSAKGLHPLLNEEGTGLHPNCKVWRAPKGARRKGPKVPKPPQPEAPPLGFVVAQMAERDMLPAIYFIFSRRSCDRGVKELGKICLVNSAEQARIKARLDAYIAATPEAVRDGGHADALLRGIAAHHAGVLPAWKELIEELFQQGLIKVVFATETLAAGINMPARTTVISALSKRTERGHRPLMGSEFLQMAGRAGRRGLDTQGYVVTVQSRFEGVREAGQLATSPADPLVSQFTPSYGMVLNLLQRYDLAKAQELVERSFGRYLATLDLVEDEARIADLMGQLDRLEDGSGDVPWEDFEDYEKQRNRLREERRILRILQQQAEETLAHELTLALQFASEGTLVSLKAPQLKGRVTPAVIVEKVKGSGQFPLLLCLTDENLWVLLPCNAVVSLHAELSCLQVGQVETPLLRHAGELRHGDQASGGLALAVGHMARRHDMATPQYDLAGEVQVHAQLVHQLEEELELHPAHRWGDRRQLKKHRHRMEELQLEIEERQRLLHFRSNRHWETFLSLIEILRFFGALAGEDGLEPTEVGRTVAALRGDNELWLGLALMSGHLDELDPAQLAAVFEAISTEVNRPDLWSGYPPPAAAEEALHDLRGLRRELERQQERGKVSFPLWWEPELTGLVQAWAKGTSWSDVIANTSLDEGDVVRIMRRTVDLLAQVPYCEAISQQLRDNARASLKAINRFPVCEIEDLVAGQLDPATERPLPTAATTSN; translated from the coding sequence GTGCCAGATTCGGCCGGTAATCGCTCCGACCTAGCCCTCGAAAGGCTTTTCCCTTTTCCGCTTGATCCCTTCCAGTTGGAGGCGATCGATGCCCTCAACCGGGGCCATTCAGTGGTGGTAAGCGCTCCCACCGGTTCGGGTAAAACCCTGGTGGGGGAATACGCCATTCACCGCGCCCTGGCCCATGGCCAGAAGGTGTTCTACACAACGCCGCTTAAGGCCCTCTCTAACCAAAAACTGCGCGATTTCCGCGAGCAATTTGGCCACGAAAAAGTGGGCCTGCTCACCGGTGATCTCAGCTTCAACCGGGAAGCCCAGATCGTGGTGATGACCACCGAGATCTTCCGCAACATGCTTTACGCGGAAGCCGATGGCGGAGATGACCCGCTCGAGGGCGTGGAGGCGGTGGTGCTCGACGAGTGCCACTACATGAACGATTCCCAGCGCGGCACCGTCTGGGAAGAATCAATCATTCACTGTCCACCGGTCATCCAGTTGGTGGCCCTATCGGCCACTGTGGCCAATGCAGGGCAGCTGACCGACTGGATCGAGAGGGTGCATGGCCCCACCCAGCTGGTGTTGAGCGATTTCCGGCCCGTGCCCCTGGAATTCAGTTTTTGTAGCGCCAAGGGCCTCCATCCCCTGCTCAATGAGGAGGGCACTGGGCTTCACCCCAACTGCAAGGTTTGGCGCGCACCGAAGGGGGCCCGCCGCAAGGGGCCGAAAGTGCCGAAGCCGCCCCAGCCGGAGGCCCCGCCCCTGGGGTTTGTGGTGGCCCAGATGGCAGAGCGGGACATGCTTCCGGCCATCTATTTCATCTTTAGTCGTCGCAGTTGTGATCGGGGAGTTAAGGAGCTGGGCAAGATCTGCCTGGTAAATTCAGCCGAGCAGGCCCGCATTAAGGCGCGGCTTGATGCCTACATCGCCGCCACCCCAGAAGCGGTGCGAGATGGGGGCCATGCCGATGCCCTGCTGCGGGGCATTGCGGCCCACCACGCCGGCGTATTGCCGGCCTGGAAGGAGTTGATCGAGGAGTTGTTCCAGCAGGGCCTGATCAAGGTGGTGTTTGCCACGGAAACCTTGGCTGCGGGCATCAACATGCCTGCGCGCACCACGGTGATCTCAGCCCTCTCCAAACGTACCGAGCGGGGCCACCGCCCCCTGATGGGCAGTGAATTTCTGCAAATGGCCGGTCGGGCCGGCAGGCGAGGGCTCGATACCCAGGGTTATGTGGTCACGGTGCAAAGCCGCTTTGAGGGGGTGCGTGAGGCCGGCCAGTTGGCCACCAGCCCCGCCGATCCCCTGGTTAGCCAGTTCACCCCCTCCTACGGGATGGTGCTCAACCTGCTGCAGCGCTACGACCTGGCCAAGGCCCAGGAGCTGGTGGAGCGCAGTTTTGGGCGCTATCTGGCCACCTTGGACCTGGTGGAAGACGAGGCCCGCATTGCCGATTTGATGGGCCAACTGGATCGCCTGGAGGACGGTTCCGGGGATGTGCCCTGGGAGGACTTCGAGGACTACGAAAAGCAGCGAAACCGCCTGCGGGAGGAAAGGCGCATCCTGCGGATTCTTCAGCAGCAGGCAGAAGAAACCCTGGCCCACGAGCTCACCTTGGCCCTGCAATTCGCCAGCGAAGGTACCCTCGTGAGCCTCAAGGCGCCCCAACTCAAGGGGCGGGTGACTCCGGCTGTGATTGTGGAAAAGGTCAAGGGATCGGGCCAGTTCCCCCTCCTGCTTTGTCTCACCGACGAAAACCTGTGGGTGTTGCTGCCCTGCAATGCGGTGGTGAGTCTGCATGCGGAGCTCAGTTGTCTGCAGGTAGGCCAGGTGGAGACGCCCCTGCTGCGCCACGCCGGTGAATTGCGCCACGGCGACCAGGCCAGTGGGGGCTTGGCCCTGGCGGTGGGCCACATGGCCCGTCGCCATGACATGGCCACCCCCCAGTACGACCTGGCGGGCGAGGTGCAGGTCCATGCCCAGTTGGTGCACCAGCTGGAGGAGGAGTTGGAGCTCCATCCCGCCCATCGCTGGGGGGATCGCAGGCAGCTCAAGAAGCACCGCCACCGGATGGAGGAGCTCCAGCTGGAGATCGAAGAACGCCAGCGATTGCTCCATTTCCGCTCTAACCGCCACTGGGAAACCTTTCTCTCCCTGATCGAGATCCTGCGCTTTTTCGGTGCCCTGGCTGGCGAGGATGGCCTGGAGCCCACCGAGGTGGGCCGCACCGTGGCAGCTTTGCGCGGCGATAACGAACTCTGGCTGGGCCTGGCCTTGATGAGCGGCCATCTCGATGAGCTCGATCCAGCCCAGTTGGCGGCTGTATTTGAGGCGATTTCCACCGAGGTGAACCGGCCTGATCTCTGGAGTGGCTATCCGCCGCCGGCGGCGGCAGAGGAGGCTCTCCATGATCTGCGGGGGCTGCGACGGGAGCTGGAGCGGCAGCAGGAACGGGGCAAGGTGAGCTTCCCGCTCTGGTGGGAGCCCGAATTGACGGGGCTGGTGCAGGCCTGGGCCAAGGGCACCAGCTGGAGTGATGTGATCGCCAATACTTCCCTAGACGAGGGGGATGTGGTGCGGATCATGCGCCGCACCGTGGATCTGCTCGCCCAGGTGCCCTATTGCGAGGCAATCAGCCAGCAGCTGCGCGACAACGCCCGCGCCTCCCTCAAGGCGATCAACCGCTTCCCGGTCTGCGAGATCGAGGATTTGGTGGCCGGTCAGCTGGATCCCGCCACCGAGCGGCCCCTGCCCACTGCCGCTACAACGTCTAATTAG